GAAAATCCGTATCCCGGCTTTGGATACGGATTTTCTGCTAAATTTTTCTTACCATGGCAATCTCATCACAGTTAGGAAATTTAGCACAATTAATACATTCTTTCCACACCTTGTGGGGCAGTTGTTCTTTGGGAATTTCGGCAAACCCTAATTTCGCGAAAAAACCCGGCTGGTATGTTAAGGTAAACAGCGTTTTGATACCAAGCGTATATGCTTCTTTAATCAATAATTGAACAATCTCCCGTCCAATCCCCTGTTTCATATAATCAGGTGCAATCGCCATCGTCCTGATTTCCGCCAACTCATCCCAGACCAGGTGGAGCGCGCCTACACCGACAATACTCCCTCCATCTTCAGCCAAAATCATATCCCGCAAGGTTTCATACAATACGTTTCTTGAACGGGGCAGCATAACACCCTGTTCGGCATAATCATTTACCAATTTATGAATGGCCTCTACATCTTTAAATGTGGCCTTACGATAAATCATCTACTTATCCCTTCCGACTTAATTTATTCTCTATTTCTGCTGCTCCTGCAGCAGAGCACTGGGGCACAGTTCGCACAAACAGCAAACCGTACATTCCGGTTTGCGGGCTTTGCAAACTTTCCTGCCATGCCAGATAAGCCAATGATGGGCATCACTCCATTTGTCACGGGGAATCGCTTTCATTAGTCCTTTCTCCACTTCTAACGGCGTCTTACCTTTAGCTAACTGTAACCGATTTGCCACTCTAAACACATGGGTGTCTACAGCGATGGCCGGAATATGAAATAACTGGCTGACCACCACATTGGCAGTTTTGCGGCCAACCCCCGGCAATTTGACTAATTCCTCTATGCTATCGGGAACCTGCCCCTGATATTGCTCACACAACATCGTACAGGTAGCAATAATATTCTTAGCTTTGCTATGATATAATCCACAGTCACGAATTTGTTCTTCCAAACCGCTCTGACCTAATTCCAGTATCTTTTCCGGGGTACTGTATTTCGGGAACATCCTTCCGGTAATGATATTGACCCGAACATCGGTACATTGAGCTGACAAAATAACAGCAATTAATAATTCAAAGGGCGTTGTATAGGTAAGGGCTGTTGTCGTATCCTGGTATGTTTCTTCCAGCAGTGCCAGCATCTGCTGTTTTATGGCTTTGGTAACCCGCATAATTTAATTGGTCAAACTTCTGACAGGAGCCGGAATCCTGCCACCGCGCGCAATAAAATCATCCGACTTAAACGCACTAACCGGAAATATAGGACAATACCCAAACAAACCGCCATACTCGACTTTATCGCCGGCTTTTTTCCCCGGTGCCGGAATAATACGCACAGCCGTGGTTTTATTATTAATCATGCCGATAGCCGATTCATCGGCAATAATAGCCGAAATAGTAGACGCCGATGTATCACCAGGTATCGCAATCATATCCAGGCCGACCGAGCAGACGCAGGTCATGGCTTCCAGCTTTTCCAGACTTAAGCTGCCACGCTCAGCCGCTGCAATCATACCGGCATCTTCACTGACCGGAATAAAGGCGCCGCTCAAACCACCCACATGCGATGAGGCCATAAGGCCCCCCTTCTTCACTGCATCATTTAACAACGCTAAGGCGGCAGTAGTTCCGGGAGCGCCACAGCTTTCCAAACCCATTTCCTCAAGAATATGGGCAACGCTGTCACCAACGGCAGGAGTCGGTGCCAACGAAAGATCAATAATCCCAAAAGGAACTTTAAGACGGCGAGAGGCTTCCTGGGCTACAAGCTGGCCGACCCTGGTGATTTTAAAGGCTGTCCGTTTTATAGTTTCGGCAACTACGCTAAAGTCTTCTCCTTTTACATCTTCCAAAGCCCTTTTTACCACGCCGGGGCCGCTTACACCTACGTTAATGATATTTTCCGCTTCCCCTACACCATGAAAGGCGCCGGCCATAAAAGGGTTGTCCTCAGGCACATTAGCAAATACAACCAGTTTAGAACACGCAACAGCGTCCCGATCCTTGGTAAGTTCGGCTGCCCGCTTGATAACTTCCCCCATTTCACGCACCGCATCCATATTAATACCCGCCTTGGTAGACGCCACATTAACCGACGAACAGACCCGTTCCGTATATGCCAGCGCTTCGGGAATGGATTGAATAAGAATCCGGTCTCCTTTGGTATAGCCTTTTTCGACTAAAGCGGAAAATCCGCCAATGAAGTTAACGCCGACGATTTTTGCCGCTTCGTCCAACGCCTGAGCCACAGGTACAAAACTGTCGGTATGGCAGCTTTCTGCAGCAATAGCAATTGGCGTTACGGATATCCGTTTATTAATAATAGGAATCCCATATTCAGCTTCAATAGCCTCGCCCGTGCGGACTAGATTTTCAGCCAGCCGGGTTACCTTATCATAAACATTACGGCAAAATACCTTTACATCCGGATGGGCACAGTCCCGAAGACTAATTCCCATGGTTATGGTCCTGACGTCCAGATTGTTTTCTTCAATCATGCGATTTGTTTCGAAAATATCCTGTATAGTTAACACAATGAATGCTCCCCCCTAATCGCCTTATACACGATGCATAATTCTAAAAATATCTTCATGCTGCGCCTTGATTTCCAGGTTGATTTCTTCCCCTTTTTTCTTCAATACTTGTTGCAATTCGGTCAGACGGATCGTACTATTGGCCATGTCAACAATCATGACCATGTTAAAAAAGCCATCTACTATATTTTGGTTGATATTCAAAATGTTAACTTGGCTTTTGGCTAAAATATCACTCACCATGGCGATGATTCCAACACGATCTTCTCCCACTATTGTTACTACTACTTTCATCATGTATCACACTCCACATTTTTTTTGCTTTCACTAATTTCATAATTTCACACATATGTAATAGATATTGAATTATATTTATTATACGCAATTTCTGAGAAAAGCCAAGTATTTATAATAAAAAATCTACTATTATGCATAAAAAAACAATATGAGCCATACAGTAGTACTTAAACTGACGGCTCATTGAAAAGTAAACATGAACTAAGGAGCAGCAAAACAACCAGAACCTTCCGGGATTCGGTTATGCTTGGCGAAGCACATAGTTATAAGCCATCAACGCAGCCTTGGCACCGTCACCGGCAGCAATAACAATCTGTTTGTCCGGACCGTCATTCACATCGCCAGCCGCGAACAACCCCGGAATTCCTGTACCGGTTGCACAGTCCACTGCGATTTCACGTTCACCATTTAAATTCACCAGGCTTTCAGCAAACTCTGAATTAGGCTTTAGCCCAATTTCAACAAACACTCCCTGAACCGCAAGTTCTTTAGTTTCATTACCTTCGGTCTGACTGATAATAAATTTTTCAACTACCTGTTCACCGACAATTTCCTTGACAACATATCCTACTAGTTCAACCACATTGTCCAACACTCTTAATTTATCCATCAAAATAGCATCAGCTCTATACTTTTTACGTACTACCAAATAGACCTTGTCCGCCACACCGCCTAGTTCAATAGCAGCCTGCACCGCTGAATTGCCGCTGCCGATAACGGCTACGGTTTTACCGGCGAACAGAGGACCGTCACAAGTCGCACAATAGCTGACCCCTTTTCCCGTAAATTCCTCTTCCCCCGGAACCTCCAGCCGCCTGGGGCGTTTACCGGATGCAATGATAACTGACTTTGCCTGATATTCATTTCCTTCGTCACTTACCAGCGTAAAAGACCCATCGTCATTGCGCCGGAGCTGCACAATTTCCTCATATTTTATCGGAGTGGCAAACCGTTGCACCTGTTCCTCAAACTTTGCCATAAG
This genomic interval from Propionispora hippei DSM 15287 contains the following:
- a CDS encoding N-acetyltransferase, with protein sequence MIYRKATFKDVEAIHKLVNDYAEQGVMLPRSRNVLYETLRDMILAEDGGSIVGVGALHLVWDELAEIRTMAIAPDYMKQGIGREIVQLLIKEAYTLGIKTLFTLTYQPGFFAKLGFAEIPKEQLPHKVWKECINCAKFPNCDEIAMVRKI
- the nth gene encoding endonuclease III, with translation MRVTKAIKQQMLALLEETYQDTTTALTYTTPFELLIAVILSAQCTDVRVNIITGRMFPKYSTPEKILELGQSGLEEQIRDCGLYHSKAKNIIATCTMLCEQYQGQVPDSIEELVKLPGVGRKTANVVVSQLFHIPAIAVDTHVFRVANRLQLAKGKTPLEVEKGLMKAIPRDKWSDAHHWLIWHGRKVCKARKPECTVCCLCELCPSALLQEQQK
- a CDS encoding PFL family protein — protein: MLTIQDIFETNRMIEENNLDVRTITMGISLRDCAHPDVKVFCRNVYDKVTRLAENLVRTGEAIEAEYGIPIINKRISVTPIAIAAESCHTDSFVPVAQALDEAAKIVGVNFIGGFSALVEKGYTKGDRILIQSIPEALAYTERVCSSVNVASTKAGINMDAVREMGEVIKRAAELTKDRDAVACSKLVVFANVPEDNPFMAGAFHGVGEAENIINVGVSGPGVVKRALEDVKGEDFSVVAETIKRTAFKITRVGQLVAQEASRRLKVPFGIIDLSLAPTPAVGDSVAHILEEMGLESCGAPGTTAALALLNDAVKKGGLMASSHVGGLSGAFIPVSEDAGMIAAAERGSLSLEKLEAMTCVCSVGLDMIAIPGDTSASTISAIIADESAIGMINNKTTAVRIIPAPGKKAGDKVEYGGLFGYCPIFPVSAFKSDDFIARGGRIPAPVRSLTN
- a CDS encoding ACT domain-containing protein, translated to MKVVVTIVGEDRVGIIAMVSDILAKSQVNILNINQNIVDGFFNMVMIVDMANSTIRLTELQQVLKKKGEEINLEIKAQHEDIFRIMHRV
- a CDS encoding NAD(P)/FAD-dependent oxidoreductase gives rise to the protein MYELLIIGGGPAGMTAAVYAARKKMNALLITKEFGGQPMWTMEIENYMGYQFITGPELMAKFEEQVQRFATPIKYEEIVQLRRNDDGSFTLVSDEGNEYQAKSVIIASGKRPRRLEVPGEEEFTGKGVSYCATCDGPLFAGKTVAVIGSGNSAVQAAIELGGVADKVYLVVRKKYRADAILMDKLRVLDNVVELVGYVVKEIVGEQVVEKFIISQTEGNETKELAVQGVFVEIGLKPNSEFAESLVNLNGEREIAVDCATGTGIPGLFAAGDVNDGPDKQIVIAAGDGAKAALMAYNYVLRQA